GCGGACGTTTACAAAGAAACTACATTTGGCAGCATAAAGCGTGGTTCATTTGCATGACCAAATCATCTCTGACGTGAAACGGCACAACGAATCTTCGACTAAATTACTATACTTAGTAGGAAAATTACGTTTTTTACAGCGGACGTTTACAAAGAAACCACATTTGGCAGCATAAAGCATGGTTCATTTGCATGACCAAATCATCTCTGACGTGAAACAGCACGAATCTTCGACTAAATTATACTTAGTAGGAAATTACGTTTTTTACAGCGGACGTTTACAAAGAAACTACATTTGGCAGCATAAAGCGTGGTTCATTTGCATGACCAATAATCATCTCTGACATGAAACGGCACGAATCTCCGACTAATTAGTACTCCCCGAATTATGGGCTTCTACATACGGCCTGCAACTGCAACCTTTCTCCCCGAATTATAGGCTTTAGTTTCTCTGAATAAATGAATTCTTAGGATGCATGGCGTTCTTGACCTACGGCTACGAGAATTAGAAACAACCAAGCTATTTTGGCATCGGAATGTGAGCACTGGTTCAGCAAGGAAAATCGGCCGGAAAGGAATCGAAGGAGGCGGCGAAAACGATCGGTCGTCAATTCGTCCAAGACCGAGGCCTCTTTGGACGAACGGCGAAGAGCCAAAGGGAAGCCAAATCTGACCTTTTTTTTCGGTTCCCATGTGCTCGCGTCCTCGTGCGAGCCGGTCATCCATCgaggtagctagctagcttggctTACTCGTGGAAATTAAAGAGACGCTGGGCATATTCGTTGCTTCAAGTCTGATAGCGTTGTTTTTATGTGCGTTAGTAAACCTGGAGAAATTTTTAGGTTATCATCGGCAGCGGCCGTGATGGTTTTGCAAAAGTTGGGGAACTATTCAAGGCAAAGCTAGCTGAATTAGAGGCTTGTATATAGTTTTAGTTTTACTAGGATTGGCCAATCGGTTTTGCAAGGAATATGCCAAAGCCTAAATTAATCACTTAGACGGTTAGAGATTGCTTGATGCCCTTACTAAATTTCATTATGCTGAACTTATTTAATTATTTGCACTAGCTCTCGCGCGAGCCTCCAACCAGTGACTCCCTATGGTCTCCCTTGCCTTGGACGGCCGTTTTGGCATGGGAGGCCGGGGGGTCTAGGGTTTCTCTGTCGACTGCAAGACGGACACACGGTTGCAGGAGCGATGGTTTCGGATAAGTCCCGTTTGCCTCAGTTTCGTCTAGGATACCATGAAGAGTTTCATGCACCGAAACAGTTCACCGAAAAGGTCAAGCTGATGGGAAAATGAGGGAAAttcacttatacttcaacactattgggttttgttttcttgcttCGACCCCATATCAGACCAGGGTTAGATTGAAGAGAATATCGTCGCAAACGCCTTGCTATTCAGTGGTGGATCCAGGGTTTACGAACCAGATTGGCACATTCCACGTGCATATATACATTTATATGATTTTGTGTCGATGCATCAAAATATATTATCAAAAGTATCATATAAAACAGTCCTATCCGGTCTCCTAATCTAACACACATGTTTTATAATCTTCGGTTTGTGTCGAATTCATGTGTAGACATGAAGTGCACTCGTTTCGCTCCCATCATTTGGGGCTGGAATCTTGACATTCATTTTTGAATTTTAAGAGCCAACTTGTTTGTCTGGCGGAGAATTGGATACATGAATTTAACCAGAAATTCCATAGATCGAGATCGCATCTGTACCTAACCCCAATTCCGCTCTAAAACACATCATTCCTCTGGATCTGTTTACTAATCCTGTAGCAgacaaatatgattttttttgaatttgaatttcaaatccaaccaaaaaaatattaactgTCAACATTTTGatctcatttcatttctactgCTGAACGAGCTCTTTGGGCACCCATGGGCCATGGCAGTGCACTGTAACCCGCCAAGAAAAGCCGTTGCATAGATTTGGCGGACAGCTAACATCAACCCATGCACGCATATTAAGAACCAACGTTGCTGAAGGCTGAAGCACGTTGTAGAATTGCGTCCGTATACCCGGCTGTTGTCGATTTGCGACGACGATCCAAGGGACCAAGGAATTAACGGATCTCCTGAGCGGCCGGACCCGAACGGCGCCGGGAGCATATACGAACAAACACAGAGCCGGTTGTCCCTGCCATGCCCTGCTAATAAATTAAGCTCCGCTCTCCCGTAGCCTGGCCGCGCGCACGTACCTCGTTCCAGTCGTACGCGTGTTAGACGATCGATTCAGAGGCGTGTCAGCGTCGCAGCTAGCAGGAGTATAGCTGTATTCGTCGCTGTCTtgcagagagaaaaaaggcCGCCAGCAGAACTTTGTCGCGTTAAGCCGTTAATTCCCGGCACGTACGAATACAATTCAGGGGTTGATTTGGTTCGTACGTACCAACACGGCGGAGGTATAACCAAGCCAATCCACCGCACCGAATTTCACCCGACCAATCCAACCTAAACCATTTACTACTCAGGGAACAGTATAGCTCTTCGATCCAGACCAAAAGCCAGGCCATTTTGCCTGAGGTCTTTTACGGTCCTTTTAAACCACCGTGAACCATCCATTTTATTAGATCTGGAGACTCATATTAATTTatatcaaaacaaaacaaagtatCATTTTATTAGATCTCAAGGCTCATATTGATTTAtatcaaaacaaaacagagtATCAAAACGTGGGAGGACAAAATCGTCCGGTGAAAATATTCGCCGAATACATACAAGCGGCTTCCCTGGGAGGTAAGAACGCACACCAAATTATCACATATGTGGATCTACTATGGATATGCGATCTACTGTTCTTCGCACAAACAGTTGTTCTCCCAATTTGTCTATTTCAATATTATTCTTTTAGTCAATTCTGTATAGATGGATGAGAGTACACTTCACATTACCACATGCATTTTTGTGTCTCAGATTTCTCGCATGAGTCATCCAATCGATGTCATAATCGCTTCCGACCAACTCGGTGAGACGAACCTAGCCATGCTCTCGGATTTTTCAAATGCCTCACGGATTAAAAAGTCAACTTTTGGTCAACTCTGTTGCCTCATCCGATGAACCATGTAGTCGTCCAACCAATTCGGATCGAATTTCTCACATGACTCGTGGTTTAAAAAGTCAACTTTCGGTCAACTCCATCAGCTCATCCGATCCAGCTTATAGTCGCTTCCGACCAACTCGGCGAGATGAACCTAGCCATGATCTCGGATTTCTCACACGACTCAGGgtttaaaaaaacaatttttggTCAGCTCCATTAGTCGATTCCGACCAACTCGGTCACGGCGACGGAATCACGGGATGCGTTTTTTTCTCACGGCGATAGGACGAGATGCTATCGATCTATTGTGATGCTGATTGGCAGGACTAGGCCTAGCCCgaacaagatttttttttgcgagaattaagattattattttctcgTGAAAAAAACAGGTTGCAcggtaaaaaaatataaataccCCTGCTAATTGACGTTTTACTGCTCATTCCTTCCTCTAGTATCAAAAGGCACCGTAAAAAACCTCTTTTGCTTTCATATGTTGTATAACCCATGTACTtttacgtacgtacgtacatcaAGCCGATCAAAGAAAAGAGCCGAATTGGTACCATCCAACGGGGGGAATCGACTCGAATGGATtccaagaggaggagggggaatAGCAGGGGTTCGCGGAGATACCCGGCGGTGGAGCGCCGGAGAGTAGGACCGTCCAACACGACGTACGACTGCAGTCCAGGACTCGCTACTCGGTGTCGACCTGCAGTGGACGGGGTGAACCTGTGGGCTGAACCCATGGGCTGAGCCCAGTTCGAATGAGGTGGGCCGAAAGCCTGAAACCAATCCCGCACCCCATTCCCTAGCCATTCCAGCCCCCGCACTACGCCAGGGACGGATCCGAGGTTCACGAACGAACCGTCCAATCCCGTCTTCTCGTTCGCAAACCAACAAAACACCACCAACGAATCCTCTTCGATCCCCGGTCGATCGTGCGCGTCCGGGCATCCGGCAACGGTGAAACATCGCTTTCCTTCTTGTTTCACCCGGGAGGCTGCGTGAAGGTGTGTCTGGTTAATCAATTAGGATTTTGGAGGCAATGATGTGCGTGGCCACGAATTGGATCCGTGAGGTTTCGATCGCCGTTGAATTAATCAGGTCGCATTGCCTGTGTAGATGAGTGTGTCAGGGTCGGATAGCGAGGCCTCCCGGCGGTCGTCCAAGAAGCCCAAATGTACAGGCATTGCTCCCGTTTCGTCATCATTTCCTCTTCAATTTTGAcgctttgttttttctgttgttCCATCTGTTGATGTGTATCTCCTTTTTAGCATCTCAAACCATTAGGCATCCAAATTGTCATCTCTGTCTTTAGAAACTGTTATATTTTTCAGAATGGTGGAGGAATTTTATCGCAGGTTCCCAATTTCAATTTGCATACGTAGAAACTGTCAAACTGACATTGGAGCAAATATTTCAGGTTCAGAAATTGTTGCTACATGTTTCTGCGATTAACTCGAGGCCCCTTGTATTTTCTCCTTGGCAGATTCTAAATTCACGCAGCAGGAGCTTCCAGCATGCAAGCCACTGCTGACTCCAGGAATTGTATTTACTGTCCCTAGCCATTTATCATTGCCGCAGCAAAGTATCTTGATTCGAATCATCAAGTTTTCTCAAAGTAATCTAGACAAGACATGAATGCTAATAGGTGATCGGCGCCTTCTCGCTCATCGGCATCATATTCGTCCCGATAGGGCTCGCTTCGCTGTCAGCGTCACAGGAGGTAGATatataatacttcctccgttacATATTATTTGGtgcagatttagtacaaggAGGAGGTATATGACTGCAGACAACTGCATAAATCTTGATCATTTGCCTATTGCAATACTTCAAGAAATGTGTTTCAATCATCTGCAGAAGAAATGCGTTTCCTGATCTATCATTTATTGCGACTAATGTAGATTGTTGAGCTGGTGGATCGATATGATGAGGAGTGTGTTCCCGCCAGTGACAAGATAGGGTTCATTCAGGACTCCAAGGTCGACAAGGCGTGCACCAGGAAGATCACGGTGGGTTTAAGAAGCAGAAatgtgtttgttttttacCTGATTACCATACAGATATATATAGCTGAACCTATTTCTCAGTTATATATATGATCTCATCATGAAGCTtgcacattttcttttcttttgaagaaaCGTAGCTTGCACCCTTTGAACGTCCAGTAAATTAGTACTCTGTGCTCAGAAATGTATgtcagatttttttatttgtgcaGTCTCCAATTCAATAGTTTGACAACACTTTTCTGGCAATAGTATGGTACACAAATAACAGTAAGAGAAATCATGTGTTGAAAATTTCAACAGAAAAATCGACCAGCTGGTAGTATTCAGATGCAGTACTGATGACAACATAGCATCTTGATTTCAGGTGCCCAAGCCTATGAAAGGGCCGATACACATCTACTACCAGCTGGAGAACTTCTACCAGAACCACCGGCGGTACGTCAAGAGCCGTAGCGACAAGCAGCTTCGGTTCAAGGACTACAAGGACCCCGTTGGCGTGATGAAGAGCTGTGACCCGGAAGCCGTGTCCGTGGACGGGTCCCTCATCGTGCCCTGCGGCCTCATCGCCTGGAGCCTCTTCAACGACACCTACGCCTTCTCCGTCAACAAGAAGTCCGTCTCCGTCAACAAGAAGAACATCGCCTGGGCCAGCGACAAGAGCAGCAAGTTCGGCAGCGACGTCTTCCCCAGCAACTTCCAGAAAGGCGGCCtcatcggcggcggcaagctcgACGACAAGCTGCCGGCAAGTGCACTGCACTCAGCGATCAGGCATTTTTGCTTCTTCTGAACTTCAATTTCGTGTTGTTTGTGGCAGTTGAGTGAGCAGGAGGATCTGATCGTGTGGATGAGGACGGCGGCGCTGCCGACGTTCAGGAAGCTGTACGGGAGGATCGAGGCGGACATGATGGCGAGCGACGAGATCACGGTGGTGATACAGAACAACTACAACACCTACAGTTTCGGGGGCAGCAAGGCGCTGGTGCTCTCCACGGCGTCGTGGATCGGCGGCAAGAACAACTTCATCGGCGTCGCCTACGTCGCCGTCGGCGGACTCTGCCTCTTCCTCGCCAtgggcttcgtcgtcctctACGTCGTCAAGCCAAGGTAATAGATGTTGAAATGTCAATTAAGGCCGTCGTTGAGATGTTGAAGGGTATGTATGTAATGTGGTTCTTGGTGTTGCTCGTTTTGACCGGTTTCAGGACCCTTGGAGACCCATCGTATCTGTCGTGGAACAAAGAGACCGATTATGCACAATGAAGGACTAAATCTTTTGGTGTTTCATGTGTGTTCTGTAGAAGCAGAGGTGGTGTCCTCAAGTTTTGTGTTTGCTCTtgtcccttttctttttcattcgCCGTTCGTGAGCTAGGAAAAGCATACATGGTGATGCTGATACTCGTTAGAGGATTCGcatgtactccgtagtataATGCACCGGCAGCTGTGCTCATTTGACCCCTCCCTGGGAGCTGTTCTGTAAGtgcctgtttgtttgtttgtaagAAGGGAAGCACAGACCTCTTTTTTTCATAATCTTTTTTGTAAAGGATGTACTGTGAGAGAACTTGCGTCTGTCTGTCCTCAAGGTAATTAACCAACGGATATGCCAACGGTCGGTGACCTTTTTTCCAATTTACCAACACCCAATTTACTTTCAACGGTCAGTGAATTGCATAGAACCACGATATTTGCCGGTACCTGCAGAGAAGCACCACTCTATTTGCCGCTTCCAACCTGCATGTCGAGCTCACCTCATCCCTCTGACCCTCTCATGCTTTGGATTGGAAGCACCCATCCCCACCTCTGTTCCTCTCGCCTCCGTCCCACAAGCGTtggcggcgagctcctcccgccTACCTTGTCTCTTCCGAGCTCTTCCTCACGCCTGCTCCGGCTGACACGTACGCCACCATTGGTGAATACTCCGGGCACGGCATAAGTGCAACGAATTCGACATGGACGTTATCATCGCGCGTCGGTCCTTACCGAAGGCCAACTCTAGCAGCTCCCCACTTCCTCCCTCTCACTTCTCGTCCTCGCCGGGGCATATCAAGTTATGTGCAAGCATACCAGAGGCGGGCACGGCGTACGCACGCGCTCGGCTCGACCCGTCGACCGACCATATTTCTACCGTGCACGCATCATACATATGCAACCTTACAACTTGTCTGCTGCACGCGGCGTCGGCATCCATCCGGTGCCAAACTCCGGAGGAAACTAACCGGGCCGGAAACAGACAACGGCGGCGTCGCCATCGCTAGAGACCTCTTTGTCACGTGGCTTCACGCAACCGCCGTCCTTGTGTGCGTGGCGTCCTCGGGCTTGGCTTGCGCTGGACGCCTGGATCCACGTGGGACGCTCAAGGCTGAACTGAACCACGGCGTCCGTCCCCGGCTACAGATCTCATCAAAGGTTCGTTTCGACGAGTTCCATTGACGAGTAGAACCAGAGTGTTAAACGGAAGGACATATCAGCAAGAAAACCAAACGGCCGCCCTTTCTCCTGCTTCGGCTCCGATCGCGCTGGAGCCCGCCTGCGTTCCCTGGTCGCACGAACCGCCAATGGCTCCGTCTCTCCTCTCTCCGCCGCTGGTCGCCGGCTCGCTCGCGACGCTCCGCGtcttctcgccgccggcgacgtg
The Brachypodium distachyon strain Bd21 chromosome 2, Brachypodium_distachyon_v3.0, whole genome shotgun sequence genome window above contains:
- the LOC100843644 gene encoding ALA-interacting subunit 3, with protein sequence MSVSGSDSEASRRSSKKPKYSKFTQQELPACKPLLTPGIVIGAFSLIGIIFVPIGLASLSASQEIVELVDRYDEECVPASDKIGFIQDSKVDKACTRKITVPKPMKGPIHIYYQLENFYQNHRRYVKSRSDKQLRFKDYKDPVGVMKSCDPEAVSVDGSLIVPCGLIAWSLFNDTYAFSVNKKSVSVNKKNIAWASDKSSKFGSDVFPSNFQKGGLIGGGKLDDKLPLSEQEDLIVWMRTAALPTFRKLYGRIEADMMASDEITVVIQNNYNTYSFGGSKALVLSTASWIGGKNNFIGVAYVAVGGLCLFLAMGFVVLYVVKPRTLGDPSYLSWNKETDYAQ